The following are encoded in a window of Telmatobacter sp. DSM 110680 genomic DNA:
- a CDS encoding zinc-dependent metalloprotease: MRKLPLLLLLILPVITLAQGAKPAPAASEPAVPPSIHEKTAGMKHLDGLIPLDWDARTGKLYLEIAGLGADGKSSDFIYATSLPFGTGSNDLGLDRGQVTEGRIVRFERGGPKVLLVQPNLAFRSSSNDPDEQLAVTQSFAQSVLWGFTVAAESQDGAVLVDATDFFLHDAHGVADRLTNLKQGTYRVDASRSAIVLDHTKTFPRNTEVEAELTFSTDAPPKGEFVSNVTPDPHAMTVREKSSFIALPEPGFVPRRFNPRAGYFPTSYRDYTSALGEPLDQLFIIRHRLIKQDPNCNTDCKPVEPIHYYVDRGAPEPVRTALVEGARWWDQAFQAAGWAKGTFLVDLLPETADPMDARYNIIQWVHRYTRGWSYGSAIADPRTGEIIKGNVTLGSLRARQDYLIAEALLSPYGNSSSPSAGSPADNPMLQMVLARIRQLSAHETGHTLGLAHNFAASTVTQSDSVMDYPHPYFTLDSDGRIDASHAYAVNIGDWDKVAINYGYREFGSHTNAEEENAALNKILSDADRAGQVFITDEDARPFGSAHPRAHLWDNGNDPAAELDRVLAVRMVALKNFGENAIKPGTPMAQLEQTLVPLFLFHRYQTEAAIKEIGGLDYRYNLRGDGLAGPAIFDPTQQRKALDSVLKTLGPETLTLPESLLRILPPVPPGYPRTRESFPSHTGLTFDPIAAAESAADLTLSVLLDPARANRIIEYHMRVPASPSLRSVLEAISATVAARPEAGHTMSSEVERAVEFRSVEAMLALAVNPAASSQARAIAQWHIRDLLKQWKSNPMPQDTAEAIHRSALIDRIENFERDPDKFVPAKAVEAPPGMPIGDDE; the protein is encoded by the coding sequence ATGCGCAAGCTTCCCTTGCTCCTTCTACTTATTCTTCCCGTTATCACCTTGGCACAAGGCGCAAAGCCGGCACCCGCGGCTAGCGAACCGGCGGTCCCGCCCAGCATCCACGAAAAGACCGCTGGAATGAAGCACCTCGACGGCTTAATCCCGTTGGACTGGGATGCACGAACAGGCAAGCTCTATCTGGAGATCGCCGGCCTTGGAGCGGATGGCAAAAGTTCGGATTTCATTTACGCGACCTCGTTGCCATTCGGCACGGGTTCGAATGACCTTGGTCTCGATCGTGGGCAAGTCACGGAGGGACGCATTGTTCGATTCGAGCGCGGTGGGCCCAAAGTGCTCCTGGTTCAACCCAATCTTGCCTTCCGCTCCTCGAGCAATGATCCAGACGAGCAACTCGCGGTTACGCAGTCCTTCGCGCAGTCCGTGCTGTGGGGTTTCACCGTCGCGGCCGAGTCCCAGGACGGCGCGGTCCTCGTCGATGCCACGGATTTCTTTCTGCACGATGCGCACGGAGTGGCTGACAGGCTCACAAACTTGAAGCAGGGTACTTATCGGGTCGATGCGTCTCGATCCGCGATTGTGCTCGACCACACCAAGACGTTTCCGAGGAACACCGAAGTCGAAGCAGAGCTCACGTTCTCCACGGATGCGCCGCCCAAAGGAGAGTTTGTATCGAACGTCACGCCGGATCCTCATGCGATGACCGTCCGCGAGAAATCCTCGTTTATTGCATTGCCGGAGCCCGGTTTTGTCCCCCGTCGCTTCAATCCCCGCGCCGGATACTTCCCCACCAGCTATCGTGATTACACATCCGCACTCGGTGAGCCTCTCGATCAGCTCTTTATTATTCGCCATCGCTTGATCAAGCAGGACCCCAATTGCAATACCGACTGCAAACCCGTTGAGCCTATCCATTACTACGTGGATCGCGGTGCTCCAGAGCCGGTCCGCACCGCGCTAGTTGAAGGCGCTCGCTGGTGGGACCAGGCGTTTCAGGCGGCGGGCTGGGCAAAGGGAACCTTCCTCGTCGACCTTCTTCCCGAAACCGCAGACCCAATGGATGCACGCTACAACATAATTCAGTGGGTTCACCGCTACACACGCGGCTGGAGTTATGGCTCCGCCATTGCCGATCCCCGCACAGGCGAAATCATCAAGGGTAATGTAACGCTGGGCTCATTGCGCGCTCGCCAGGATTATCTGATTGCCGAAGCGCTTTTATCGCCTTACGGGAATTCCTCTTCTCCAAGTGCGGGAAGTCCAGCTGATAATCCCATGCTGCAGATGGTACTCGCACGCATTCGTCAGTTATCTGCACATGAAACCGGCCACACCCTCGGCCTTGCACATAACTTTGCCGCATCAACAGTCACACAGAGTGACAGCGTGATGGATTATCCGCATCCCTACTTCACCCTTGACAGTGATGGGCGGATCGACGCGTCGCATGCCTACGCCGTCAACATTGGTGATTGGGATAAGGTGGCGATCAATTATGGCTATCGTGAATTCGGTTCGCACACCAATGCCGAAGAAGAAAATGCCGCGCTCAACAAGATTTTGAGCGATGCAGATCGTGCGGGCCAGGTTTTTATCACCGATGAAGATGCACGCCCATTCGGTTCAGCCCATCCGCGCGCACACTTGTGGGACAACGGCAATGATCCTGCAGCTGAACTTGATCGCGTTCTCGCTGTCCGCATGGTCGCGTTGAAGAACTTTGGTGAAAATGCGATCAAGCCCGGCACGCCCATGGCACAGTTAGAGCAGACTCTGGTTCCACTTTTTCTCTTCCATCGCTATCAGACCGAAGCTGCCATCAAAGAAATCGGTGGGCTTGACTACAGGTACAACCTGCGCGGCGACGGTCTCGCAGGCCCTGCGATTTTCGATCCCACACAGCAGCGCAAAGCACTCGACTCCGTGCTGAAGACTCTCGGGCCAGAGACGCTTACACTACCCGAATCGTTACTTCGCATCCTCCCACCCGTTCCGCCAGGATACCCACGGACGCGTGAATCGTTCCCATCGCACACAGGCCTCACCTTCGATCCCATTGCTGCCGCCGAATCCGCGGCTGACCTGACTCTGAGCGTCCTGCTCGATCCCGCCCGAGCCAACCGCATTATTGAGTACCACATGCGGGTTCCCGCTTCGCCGTCCCTGCGCAGTGTCCTTGAAGCCATTTCCGCAACGGTTGCCGCCCGTCCAGAGGCGGGACACACTATGTCTTCTGAAGTCGAGCGCGCGGTCGAGTTCCGCTCCGTTGAAGCGATGCTGGCTTTGGCGGTCAACCCCGCAGCCTCAAGCCAGGCTCGCGCAATCGCACAATGGCACATCCGCGATCTTCTGAAGCAGTGGAAGTCAAATCCGATGCCGCAGGATACTGCAGAAGCGATCCACCGCTCCGCCCTCATCGATCGCATTGAGAATTTCGAGCGTGATCCCGACAAGTTCGTTCCCGCAAAGGCTGTGGAAGCTCCGCCCGGCATGCCAATTGGCGACGACGAATAG
- a CDS encoding PadR family transcriptional regulator encodes MSVAENLFESLRLELRRGSLTLAVLAQLRKEHYGYTLRKDLAERGLEIDESTLYPLLRRLETQGLLISEWREEDKRNKRFYHLSPDGEQILAKLLEEWQAINTSINRIFDEPQS; translated from the coding sequence ATGAGCGTAGCTGAAAACCTCTTTGAAAGTCTTCGTCTTGAACTTCGCCGCGGCAGCCTGACGCTGGCAGTCCTGGCTCAGCTCCGCAAGGAGCACTACGGCTATACGCTCCGCAAGGATCTGGCCGAGCGGGGTCTGGAAATCGATGAGAGCACGCTTTATCCGCTCCTTCGCCGCCTCGAGACGCAGGGCCTGTTGATCAGCGAGTGGCGTGAGGAAGACAAACGCAACAAGCGCTTTTACCACCTGTCACCGGACGGTGAACAGATCCTCGCAAAACTACTCGAGGAATGGCAGGCAATCAACACATCCATCAATCGCATCTTCGACGAACCGCAATCGTAA
- a CDS encoding adenosine deaminase → MRTLSALRFKLTAISLASAALLTQSASLSAAEPAIDASVARQPAAGAIETRATRAYEAAVHQGPLAVQAFLADFPKGADLHMHLGAGVYAETIIRVAAEDKVCIDPAKAEFARNEQGKPVKEPCAPPLVPASELNGSSLTPAQQDMYDRIVNAFSMRNFVPTPGYSGHDQFFSTFDRFGGLDKSHTGQWIDEITRRADAENNQYLELMETPSFGHAARIAHEAGFNSDFAKMRQTLLDHGLRDEIMTDRAEIKAAIDSRNQIQHCGTPQAAPACRVQVRFIYQVLRAFSPEQVFAQTLLGFETVQQAIEEGSDDWVGINFVQPEDYMVAMRDYTLHMKMVEYLQGLYPKVHISLHAGELAPGMVPPEGMKFHIRQAVELGHAERIGHGVDAMYEDDAPQLLKEMAKKHVMVEINLSSNEGILGIVGDHHPFQYYRAAHVPVAFSTDDQGVSRINLTNEYVRAANDYHLSYQDLKQLARTGMEHNFLAGESLWAAPDVFSVPTSACKGQIPGGPKPSAACKGFLDANEKAAAQWELERRFREFEAKF, encoded by the coding sequence ATGCGCACTCTGTCTGCACTTCGCTTTAAGTTGACTGCGATCTCGCTCGCCTCGGCAGCTCTCCTCACTCAGTCCGCCAGTCTCTCTGCCGCTGAGCCGGCGATAGATGCTTCTGTCGCGCGCCAACCGGCAGCAGGAGCCATTGAGACCCGCGCTACCCGTGCGTATGAGGCGGCAGTCCACCAAGGGCCGCTTGCGGTTCAAGCTTTTCTCGCGGATTTTCCCAAGGGGGCAGACCTTCATATGCATCTTGGGGCCGGGGTGTATGCCGAGACAATTATTCGCGTGGCGGCTGAAGATAAGGTATGCATCGATCCCGCAAAGGCCGAGTTTGCGCGCAACGAGCAGGGCAAGCCGGTGAAGGAGCCCTGCGCACCTCCGCTTGTACCCGCGAGCGAATTGAATGGCAGCAGTCTGACTCCGGCACAGCAAGACATGTACGACCGCATTGTCAATGCTTTTTCGATGCGCAACTTCGTGCCGACGCCGGGCTATAGCGGGCACGATCAGTTTTTTTCCACTTTCGATCGCTTCGGCGGCCTCGACAAAAGTCACACAGGCCAGTGGATTGACGAGATCACCCGGCGCGCTGATGCCGAGAACAATCAGTACCTCGAGTTGATGGAAACACCCAGCTTTGGACACGCCGCCCGGATTGCGCACGAGGCCGGTTTCAATTCAGATTTCGCCAAGATGCGGCAGACACTTCTGGATCATGGACTGCGCGACGAGATTATGACGGACCGGGCAGAGATCAAGGCAGCCATCGATTCGCGGAATCAGATTCAGCACTGTGGAACCCCTCAGGCCGCGCCGGCTTGCCGGGTGCAAGTGCGATTTATCTATCAAGTACTGCGCGCGTTCTCGCCGGAGCAAGTCTTCGCACAGACTCTGCTCGGTTTTGAGACAGTGCAGCAGGCGATTGAAGAGGGCTCGGATGACTGGGTGGGCATCAACTTTGTGCAACCGGAAGACTACATGGTGGCGATGCGCGACTACACGCTGCACATGAAGATGGTGGAGTATCTGCAGGGCCTTTATCCGAAGGTCCACATCAGTTTGCATGCTGGGGAACTGGCGCCCGGAATGGTGCCTCCGGAGGGCATGAAGTTCCACATTCGTCAGGCAGTTGAATTGGGACACGCGGAACGAATCGGGCACGGCGTCGACGCAATGTATGAGGACGATGCGCCGCAGTTGCTGAAGGAGATGGCGAAAAAGCATGTGATGGTCGAGATCAACCTCAGCTCGAATGAGGGAATTCTCGGCATTGTCGGAGACCATCACCCGTTCCAGTACTATCGGGCTGCGCATGTGCCGGTGGCTTTTTCGACGGACGATCAGGGCGTGAGTCGCATCAATCTGACGAATGAATATGTGCGCGCTGCGAACGACTATCATCTGAGCTATCAGGATTTGAAGCAGTTGGCGCGCACCGGTATGGAGCATAACTTTCTGGCTGGCGAGAGCCTTTGGGCTGCGCCTGATGTCTTCAGCGTCCCGACTTCAGCGTGCAAGGGGCAGATTCCAGGCGGGCCAAAACCATCTGCTGCATGCAAGGGCTTTCTTGATGCGAACGAGAAGGCTGCCGCGCAGTGGGAACTGGAGCGGCGATTCCGGGAATTCGAGGCAAAGTTTTAA
- the kduI gene encoding 5-dehydro-4-deoxy-D-glucuronate isomerase, which yields MKTLLIADPVRYPRMTTEELRKSFLINEHSRPGELSLTYVDLDRAVAGIASPTNQPIALESSPELRAAYFTERRELGALNVGGDGIVHVGNSTYTLANLDLIYIGRGNPEIRFEAKSKEAPPVFYLLSYPAHAVHPVAVVKKEAAQPTDIGNAAQSNRRTIYKYIHAAGVKSCQLVMGVTHLHEGSTWNTMPAHTHMRRSEIYFYFDLAESARVFHLMGPPEETRHIVIADREAVISPGWSIHAGVGTQAYKFCWGMGGENQDYADMDPVSLADMR from the coding sequence ATGAAGACACTCTTGATCGCTGACCCTGTTCGCTATCCGCGCATGACGACGGAAGAGCTCCGCAAATCTTTTCTTATAAACGAACATTCCCGGCCCGGAGAACTGAGTCTCACCTATGTTGATCTGGACAGGGCTGTGGCAGGCATCGCTAGCCCAACCAACCAGCCCATTGCCTTGGAAAGCAGTCCCGAGTTGCGGGCCGCCTACTTTACCGAGCGCCGGGAACTTGGAGCACTGAACGTTGGCGGCGATGGCATAGTCCATGTCGGCAACTCTACCTATACGCTGGCAAACCTCGATTTGATCTATATCGGGCGCGGCAATCCGGAGATTCGATTCGAGGCCAAGTCGAAGGAAGCACCACCAGTCTTTTATTTGCTCAGCTATCCGGCGCACGCCGTCCACCCGGTAGCCGTCGTCAAAAAAGAGGCCGCGCAGCCCACTGATATTGGCAACGCTGCACAAAGCAATCGCCGCACGATCTACAAGTACATCCACGCAGCGGGTGTGAAGAGCTGCCAGCTTGTGATGGGGGTGACCCATCTGCACGAAGGCAGTACGTGGAACACGATGCCAGCCCATACTCACATGCGGCGGTCAGAGATTTACTTTTACTTCGACCTCGCAGAGAGTGCGCGTGTATTTCATCTGATGGGGCCACCCGAAGAGACTAGGCACATCGTTATTGCCGATCGCGAGGCCGTGATCTCTCCGGGATGGTCGATTCACGCCGGCGTTGGTACACAAGCATACAAATTCTGCTGGGGAATGGGCGGAGAAAACCAGGACTATGCCGACATGGACCCAGTAAGTCTCGCGGACATGCGCTAA
- a CDS encoding threonine synthase, which yields MPQIAFLECVRCHAHISAETPQTVCTQCATAPAGSLFVRYNFGHLKGTAAREVIAKDAEGPWMGMWRYRSVLPDAIPVTLGEGWTPMLKSTRHAGAFVKEEGANPTGTFKARGLAMAVTMAKHYGLRKLAVPSAGNAAGALAAYAAAAGIEAHIFMPLDVPFANYVEAVAYGAHLELVDGLISDCARIVQERKQQEGWFDISTLKEPFRVEGKKTMGYELVEQLGWEYPEAVFYPTGGGVGLIGMWKAFDEMEELGWVRPGKRPKMIAVQSSGCAPVVRAYDQGATASTMWQDAATFASGLRVPKPYGDTIILDIVRESDGLAMAVSDEEILVSILDWARNEGIFLSPEGASVTAAYDKLLANGYLKPSDRVVLFNTGAGLKYTDVTAEAMKLKRPAAK from the coding sequence ATGCCGCAAATTGCTTTTCTTGAGTGCGTACGGTGCCATGCGCATATCTCCGCTGAAACACCACAGACTGTATGCACGCAATGCGCCACGGCGCCGGCTGGATCACTTTTCGTTCGCTACAACTTCGGGCATCTGAAAGGGACGGCGGCGCGCGAGGTGATTGCGAAAGATGCGGAGGGGCCTTGGATGGGGATGTGGCGATATCGATCGGTGTTGCCAGACGCGATTCCTGTCACGCTCGGCGAAGGTTGGACGCCGATGCTGAAGAGCACACGGCATGCTGGCGCTTTCGTCAAAGAGGAGGGCGCTAATCCAACTGGTACCTTCAAGGCGCGCGGCCTGGCAATGGCGGTGACGATGGCGAAGCACTATGGTCTGCGCAAGCTTGCGGTGCCATCGGCTGGAAATGCGGCGGGAGCGTTGGCGGCTTATGCCGCCGCAGCAGGAATTGAAGCGCATATCTTCATGCCGCTCGATGTGCCGTTCGCGAACTACGTTGAGGCGGTTGCATACGGAGCGCATCTGGAACTCGTCGACGGCTTGATCTCAGACTGCGCGCGCATCGTGCAGGAGCGGAAGCAGCAGGAGGGTTGGTTCGACATCTCCACGCTCAAGGAGCCGTTCCGCGTCGAGGGCAAGAAGACGATGGGATACGAACTCGTGGAACAACTGGGCTGGGAGTATCCCGAGGCGGTTTTTTATCCTACGGGCGGCGGAGTTGGTCTGATCGGAATGTGGAAGGCGTTTGACGAGATGGAGGAACTGGGCTGGGTACGGCCGGGCAAACGGCCGAAGATGATCGCGGTGCAGTCGTCTGGCTGTGCGCCGGTGGTGCGCGCCTACGACCAGGGCGCGACAGCCAGCACAATGTGGCAGGATGCCGCGACGTTTGCATCTGGCTTACGCGTTCCCAAGCCCTATGGCGACACGATCATTCTTGACATTGTGCGGGAGTCGGATGGGCTAGCGATGGCCGTCAGCGATGAAGAAATCCTTGTCTCGATCCTCGACTGGGCCCGGAACGAGGGCATATTTCTTTCTCCTGAGGGCGCAAGCGTAACTGCGGCGTACGACAAACTACTCGCTAACGGATATCTGAAGCCAAGCGATCGCGTGGTTCTGTTTAATACCGGCGCCGGACTGAAGTATACAGACGTAACCGCGGAAGCGATGAAGCTGAAGCGTCCGGCGGCGAAGTAG
- a CDS encoding cysteine rich repeat-containing protein yields the protein MSRSAKMFIRCAVALALATIVDVLGPQSLYAQGGSPQALADAQTACASDIQKLCAGVPSGGGRIIACLKQHQAEVSDSCKQAVVKAMGGSRTDARPVTVTPAAPPLPEPSAPAPSTPAPQASPSISAKKAAVAGTGASGSYLLLKKAQILVNDPDYDKTTSPAIEMLIPSTWDFKGAVHMFAGKTGCFSEAFSTFWEATSTDGLTKFQGIPNYAWQYSDDPQELHNLTDPNRRTHTGNKTNDLCPVSKPLNAEQYFRQSVLSDLKPAMTVVSVEPFPVLEQIVRQRNGLPPADAGNGGARVDAIRVRLAFQKDDKPMELWYSVALVTQTYRVGRGFLYDLHAVGQVALGAPKGELDANEKLFKVVIGSIQPLPRYTAFTNKWIASYYQTQAQKEAAMDKIQADLDNFITQTYQHMSANAQRVSDIGFHATDQNLRDVQTYRDPSTGHTFELSNQYGHAWLNGANQYVMSDDPNFNPNSALSGSWNELQPVQP from the coding sequence ATGTCAAGATCAGCAAAGATGTTCATCCGATGCGCAGTCGCCCTGGCGCTCGCAACAATTGTCGACGTGCTGGGACCGCAGTCGCTGTACGCGCAGGGTGGGTCGCCGCAGGCATTGGCCGACGCACAAACCGCGTGCGCCTCTGATATACAGAAGCTGTGCGCCGGGGTACCGTCAGGTGGCGGACGAATCATCGCCTGCCTCAAACAACACCAGGCGGAAGTCTCGGACAGCTGCAAGCAGGCCGTCGTCAAAGCCATGGGAGGATCCCGAACTGACGCTCGTCCAGTAACTGTCACCCCGGCCGCGCCGCCTCTGCCAGAGCCCAGTGCGCCCGCGCCGTCGACGCCTGCCCCTCAAGCGTCCCCGTCAATCTCTGCCAAAAAAGCTGCGGTTGCTGGTACTGGCGCTTCGGGCTCTTACCTGCTCCTGAAGAAGGCGCAGATATTGGTGAATGACCCTGATTACGATAAGACAACGTCGCCGGCGATCGAAATGTTGATTCCCAGCACTTGGGACTTCAAGGGTGCGGTCCATATGTTCGCTGGTAAAACGGGCTGTTTCAGCGAGGCCTTTTCAACGTTTTGGGAAGCCACGAGCACCGATGGCCTCACTAAGTTTCAAGGCATTCCCAACTACGCCTGGCAATACTCCGACGACCCGCAGGAACTGCACAATCTCACCGATCCCAACCGGCGCACTCATACTGGAAACAAGACGAATGATCTTTGCCCCGTGTCGAAACCGTTGAATGCAGAGCAATATTTCCGTCAGTCCGTATTGAGCGACCTGAAGCCCGCGATGACAGTTGTATCGGTCGAGCCGTTCCCCGTCCTCGAACAGATCGTGCGCCAACGCAATGGACTGCCGCCAGCCGACGCAGGCAACGGCGGCGCTCGCGTCGACGCGATCCGGGTACGGCTCGCGTTTCAAAAGGACGACAAACCGATGGAGCTCTGGTACTCCGTGGCGCTCGTTACCCAGACCTATCGCGTTGGCAGAGGATTTCTTTACGATCTCCATGCCGTAGGCCAGGTCGCGCTGGGTGCGCCGAAGGGCGAGCTAGATGCCAACGAAAAGCTGTTCAAGGTGGTGATCGGTTCCATTCAACCCCTGCCTCGATATACCGCTTTTACGAACAAATGGATCGCCAGTTACTACCAGACACAAGCACAAAAAGAGGCCGCGATGGATAAGATCCAAGCCGACCTCGACAACTTCATCACCCAGACCTACCAGCACATGAGCGCCAATGCCCAGAGAGTTTCAGACATAGGCTTTCACGCCACCGATCAGAACCTGCGGGATGTGCAAACCTACCGCGATCCCTCGACCGGGCACACGTTTGAACTGAGCAACCAGTACGGACACGCCTGGCTCAATGGCGCCAATCAGTACGTAATGAGTGATGACCCCAACTTCAATCCGAACTCGGCGCTTTCGGGAAGCTGGAATGAACTACAGCCCGTTCAGCCGTAA
- a CDS encoding MmcQ/YjbR family DNA-binding protein, whose translation MDNERIRAICMALPHVVETVNWGHHLVYWAGDRDIGGKMFAMTDLDGTGTGVLWFHCGAERFHELLEVEGIIASPYLAKAYWVTLERWDALRPREIEEELRRGHELIFERLPKRTKAVLALPEKEQKKVIRERKLGLKARASVVERKSSGSAKSRKKAVG comes from the coding sequence ATGGATAACGAGCGCATCCGCGCGATCTGCATGGCGCTGCCGCATGTGGTGGAAACGGTGAACTGGGGCCATCACCTTGTTTACTGGGCGGGGGACCGGGATATTGGCGGCAAGATGTTTGCTATGACGGATCTGGATGGCACGGGGACCGGGGTGCTCTGGTTCCACTGTGGTGCGGAGCGATTCCATGAACTCTTGGAAGTTGAAGGCATAATTGCCTCTCCCTACCTGGCCAAGGCGTACTGGGTGACGCTGGAGCGGTGGGACGCGTTGAGACCGCGAGAGATTGAAGAGGAGCTTCGCCGGGGGCACGAACTGATCTTCGAGAGGCTGCCGAAACGGACCAAAGCGGTTCTGGCATTGCCGGAGAAGGAGCAGAAGAAGGTCATTCGCGAGCGGAAGCTGGGGTTGAAAGCGCGAGCGAGCGTGGTGGAGCGCAAGAGTTCGGGCAGCGCAAAAAGCCGCAAAAAGGCCGTTGGTTAG
- a CDS encoding cation:dicarboxylase symporter family transporter, which translates to MATTASTRSLRKDRIALVVALAGVSCVVAGIALSLVHLVGAGEILRWIGVACFALFAIRKPSLMTWTFLAMLAGVELGLDAPHVAAQARLPGDLFLRLIRMIVAPLLFATITTGIAGHNELRSVGRVAIKALVLFEVVTTLGLIIGIIAMNISGAGWGIVIPSALEGATPVSAQTPQTWQQIVLNLFPENIAQAVAQNQILQVAIFSILFGSALAMIPDPKRAPLIAVLQSLADVMFQLTRIIMYLAPLAAGAAIAYTVGSTGLATLLPLAKLVGTYYIALTAFALLVMVPVLAMFRVPLGRFISAVSEPAAIGFATTASEAALPLAMERMEEFGVPRWIVSFVIPTGYSFNMTGGSVYLSMAAVFVAQAAGIHLTFGRQIAVVLVLMAASKGIAGVPRASLVVLLATASAVHLPTAPILLILGVDTLMDMGRTMMNVVGNCMAAAVIGRTEGTLPTS; encoded by the coding sequence ATGGCCACAACTGCTTCAACACGCTCACTAAGGAAAGATCGCATCGCGCTGGTGGTTGCGCTTGCAGGTGTGTCGTGTGTGGTCGCGGGCATTGCTCTTTCGTTGGTGCACCTTGTCGGGGCCGGTGAAATCTTGCGATGGATCGGAGTCGCATGTTTTGCTTTGTTCGCGATTCGTAAACCGTCGTTGATGACGTGGACATTTCTTGCGATGCTCGCTGGAGTCGAACTTGGGCTCGATGCTCCGCATGTGGCCGCACAGGCGCGATTGCCCGGCGATTTGTTTTTACGGCTGATCCGCATGATCGTTGCGCCGTTGTTGTTTGCGACGATCACGACTGGCATCGCGGGTCACAACGAATTGCGCTCGGTGGGCCGCGTCGCAATCAAGGCACTCGTCCTTTTCGAGGTTGTCACGACACTCGGCCTGATCATTGGCATTATTGCTATGAATATTTCCGGGGCAGGTTGGGGGATCGTGATTCCTTCGGCGCTCGAAGGGGCAACGCCGGTCTCAGCCCAGACTCCGCAAACCTGGCAACAGATCGTACTGAATCTCTTTCCCGAAAACATCGCTCAAGCAGTGGCACAGAATCAGATTCTTCAGGTTGCGATCTTCTCGATACTGTTTGGCTCGGCGCTGGCCATGATTCCCGACCCGAAGAGAGCGCCACTTATCGCGGTGCTGCAATCGCTCGCTGACGTCATGTTCCAATTGACACGGATCATTATGTATCTCGCACCGTTGGCTGCCGGTGCAGCGATCGCGTATACCGTGGGCAGCACCGGACTGGCGACGCTTCTACCTCTTGCAAAACTCGTTGGGACCTATTACATCGCTTTGACAGCCTTTGCCCTACTGGTGATGGTGCCGGTGCTTGCGATGTTCCGGGTTCCATTGGGCAGGTTTATCAGTGCGGTCAGCGAGCCGGCCGCGATCGGATTCGCGACCACGGCTTCAGAGGCCGCGCTACCGTTGGCGATGGAGCGTATGGAAGAGTTCGGAGTGCCGCGTTGGATCGTTTCGTTTGTGATCCCAACCGGCTACAGCTTCAACATGACCGGCGGAAGCGTTTATCTCTCAATGGCCGCGGTGTTCGTCGCGCAAGCTGCCGGAATTCATCTTACGTTTGGACGGCAAATCGCGGTGGTGCTGGTTCTGATGGCCGCGAGCAAAGGCATCGCCGGAGTTCCACGCGCCTCGCTGGTTGTGCTGCTGGCAACTGCGAGTGCAGTCCATCTGCCCACGGCGCCAATCTTGTTGATACTTGGCGTGGACACGCTCATGGACATGGGCCGAACGATGATGAACGTGGTCGGCAATTGTATGGCCGCCGCAGTGATCGGCAGGACGGAAGGCACACTCCCTACCTCCTGA
- the eutC gene encoding ethanolamine ammonia-lyase subunit EutC has translation MTKLTRTSLSNLRDLTAARVSLPTTGNSIATDEVLSFRRDHALARDAVHAELYLPLFAQRLIAELPILTDAGIVVIQLRTNAPNRATYLRHPNLGRTLHPDSVAMLRRSPCDLAITIADGLSALAIERNAVPLLAHLLPQLLANAWNLAPIAIVQQGRVAVGDEVGANLGARCSLILIGERPGLSSPDSMGAYLTWSPGPDRTDADRNCLSNIRNGGLSPKVAADRLFRLLQVARLKQRTGTSLKEGAIELDAE, from the coding sequence ATGACGAAGCTCACTCGAACATCCCTCTCAAACCTGCGCGATTTGACCGCGGCCCGAGTGTCTTTGCCGACTACTGGCAACAGCATCGCCACCGATGAAGTCCTGAGCTTTCGACGGGACCATGCGCTGGCGCGAGATGCCGTTCATGCCGAGCTTTATCTACCTTTATTCGCGCAACGCCTGATTGCCGAACTCCCGATTTTGACAGATGCCGGCATCGTAGTTATTCAACTGCGCACCAACGCGCCGAATCGGGCAACTTATCTGCGCCATCCGAATCTCGGCCGTACCCTTCACCCCGATTCAGTCGCCATGCTTCGCAGAAGCCCGTGCGACCTGGCCATCACCATTGCCGACGGGCTTTCGGCCCTTGCAATTGAGCGCAATGCCGTCCCGCTGCTTGCCCATCTGCTTCCTCAACTCCTTGCAAATGCGTGGAACTTGGCGCCCATCGCCATCGTTCAGCAGGGAAGGGTAGCGGTTGGAGATGAAGTTGGTGCAAACCTTGGAGCGAGGTGCAGCTTGATTCTGATCGGAGAACGACCGGGATTGTCTTCTCCCGACAGCATGGGCGCGTACCTTACTTGGTCGCCGGGTCCTGATCGCACTGACGCTGACCGCAATTGTCTTTCTAATATTCGCAATGGCGGTCTTTCGCCGAAGGTGGCTGCGGATCGTCTGTTTCGTCTTCTCCAGGTAGCCCGCTTGAAGCAGCGAACGGGCACTTCACTGAAGGAAGGTGCGATCGAGTTGGATGCAGAGTAA